The proteins below are encoded in one region of Bifidobacterium dentium JCM 1195 = DSM 20436:
- a CDS encoding F0F1 ATP synthase subunit gamma yields the protein MGSQLALKSRIASTASLEKIFNAQEMIASSHIAKARDVALNAKPYTDAIFDAVQALVAHTHIDHPIVKKDEDNPRVAVLALTSDRGMAGPYTSSIIRETESLLARLDAAGKQPELYVYGRRGVTYYKYRNRDVAGTWEGDTDQPGVEVAESISKALMDAYMKPADQGGVSELYIVFTEFVNMVVQKVRVLRMLPVELVLPEQQGSGPVSESDADAATPLYAFEPNVDEVLDAILPKYIQSRIHECLLTAAASETASRQNAMHTATDNARSLIDDLTRKLNASRQASITQELTEIIGSADALNKKEE from the coding sequence ATGGGCTCGCAACTCGCATTGAAATCTAGGATCGCCTCCACTGCGTCGCTGGAGAAAATCTTCAACGCGCAGGAGATGATCGCGTCTTCGCATATCGCCAAGGCACGTGACGTGGCCCTGAACGCGAAGCCGTATACCGATGCGATTTTCGACGCCGTGCAAGCGCTGGTGGCGCACACCCATATCGATCATCCGATCGTGAAGAAGGACGAGGACAACCCTCGCGTGGCTGTCCTCGCCCTCACCTCGGACCGTGGTATGGCAGGCCCGTACACCTCCTCGATCATCCGCGAAACGGAATCGCTGCTCGCCCGCCTCGACGCGGCAGGCAAGCAGCCGGAACTGTATGTGTATGGTCGCCGCGGTGTGACGTACTACAAGTACCGCAACCGTGATGTTGCCGGTACTTGGGAGGGCGATACCGACCAGCCCGGCGTGGAAGTCGCAGAATCCATCTCGAAGGCACTGATGGACGCCTATATGAAGCCGGCGGACCAGGGTGGGGTTTCCGAACTCTACATCGTGTTCACCGAATTCGTGAATATGGTGGTCCAGAAGGTGCGTGTGCTGCGTATGCTGCCCGTTGAGCTCGTGCTTCCGGAACAGCAGGGCTCCGGTCCTGTGTCCGAATCCGATGCCGACGCCGCGACCCCGCTCTATGCGTTCGAACCGAACGTCGACGAAGTACTTGACGCGATCCTGCCGAAGTACATTCAGTCCCGCATCCATGAATGCCTGCTCACCGCGGCGGCATCCGAGACTGCAAGCCGACAGAACGCCATGCATACGGCCACAGACAACGCCCGCAGCCTGATCGACGACCTGACCCGCAAGCTCAACGCTTCCCGCCAGGCTTCGATTACCCAGGAACTTACCGAAATCATCGGCAGCGCCGACGCGCTGAATAAGAAGGAAGAGTAG
- the atpA gene encoding F0F1 ATP synthase subunit alpha yields the protein MAELTIDPTTIRKALDDFVESYKPSDTPTQEVGYVATAGDGIAHVTGLPGCMANELLTFEDGTLGLAFNLDAREIGVVILGDFAGIEEGQEVRRTGEVLSVPVGDGYLGRVVDPLGNPIDGLGEIKTEGRRILEAQAPDVMHRHPVDEPMSTGLKAIDAMTPIGRGQRQLIIGDRQTGKTAIAIDTIINQKRNWESGDPKKQVRCIYVAIGQKGSTIASVKQSLEEAGAMEYTTIVASPASDSAGFKYIAPYTGSAIGQHWMYNGKHVLIVFDDLSKQAEAYRSISLLLRRPPGREAYPGDVFYLHSRLLERCAKVSDDLGGGSMTGLPIVETKANDVSAYIPTNVISITDGQIFLQSDLFNANQRPAVDVGISVSRVGGAAQTKALKKVSGTLKISLAQYRSLESFAMFASDLDAASKAQLNRGSHLTELLKQPQFSPYSMEQEVVSVWAGTHGKMDDLPLGDVLPFEKAMLDYLDHNTDILKTIRETEDFTADTEAALDKAVEAFRETFVTSAGKPLVEKKPDVKNATPVEQEKIVAGEK from the coding sequence ATGGCAGAACTTACCATTGATCCCACCACGATACGCAAGGCGCTCGATGATTTCGTCGAGTCGTACAAGCCGTCGGATACGCCGACCCAGGAGGTCGGTTACGTCGCGACTGCTGGCGACGGCATTGCGCACGTGACGGGACTGCCTGGTTGCATGGCCAATGAGCTGCTGACCTTCGAAGACGGCACGCTTGGCCTGGCGTTCAACCTTGACGCCCGCGAGATCGGTGTGGTTATCCTCGGCGATTTCGCAGGTATCGAGGAGGGCCAGGAAGTGCGTCGTACCGGCGAAGTGCTCTCCGTGCCCGTCGGCGACGGCTATCTCGGCCGCGTCGTGGACCCGCTAGGCAACCCGATTGACGGTCTTGGCGAAATCAAGACCGAAGGCCGTCGTATTCTCGAGGCCCAGGCACCTGACGTTATGCATCGTCATCCGGTTGACGAGCCTATGTCCACCGGCCTGAAGGCCATCGACGCAATGACGCCGATCGGCCGTGGCCAGCGCCAGCTCATCATCGGCGACCGCCAGACCGGTAAGACCGCTATCGCAATCGATACGATCATCAACCAGAAGCGTAACTGGGAATCCGGCGATCCGAAGAAGCAGGTCCGCTGCATCTACGTCGCCATCGGCCAGAAGGGCTCCACCATCGCATCGGTGAAGCAGTCCCTCGAAGAGGCCGGCGCCATGGAGTACACCACCATCGTGGCCTCCCCGGCATCCGATTCCGCAGGCTTCAAGTACATCGCACCGTACACCGGTTCCGCCATCGGACAGCACTGGATGTACAACGGCAAGCACGTGCTCATCGTTTTCGACGATCTGTCGAAGCAGGCCGAAGCCTACCGTTCGATCTCCCTGCTGCTGCGCCGCCCGCCGGGACGTGAGGCTTACCCGGGCGATGTGTTCTACCTGCACTCCCGTCTGCTCGAACGTTGCGCCAAGGTTTCCGATGACCTCGGCGGCGGCTCGATGACCGGTCTGCCGATCGTCGAGACCAAGGCGAACGACGTGTCCGCGTACATTCCGACCAACGTCATCTCCATCACGGATGGCCAGATCTTCCTGCAGTCCGACCTGTTCAACGCGAACCAGCGTCCTGCAGTGGACGTCGGCATCTCCGTGTCTCGAGTCGGTGGCGCCGCCCAGACCAAGGCTTTGAAGAAGGTCTCCGGCACGCTGAAGATTTCGCTGGCACAGTACCGTTCGCTGGAATCCTTCGCCATGTTCGCCTCCGATCTGGATGCGGCTTCGAAGGCTCAGCTGAACCGTGGTTCGCATCTGACCGAGCTGTTGAAGCAGCCTCAGTTCTCCCCGTACTCGATGGAGCAGGAGGTCGTCTCCGTGTGGGCCGGCACCCATGGCAAGATGGATGACCTGCCGTTGGGCGACGTGCTGCCGTTCGAGAAGGCCATGCTGGATTATCTGGATCACAACACCGATATCCTCAAGACCATCCGTGAGACCGAAGACTTCACCGCCGACACCGAGGCAGCCCTCGACAAGGCAGTGGAAGCGTTCCGTGAGACCTTCGTGACCAGCGCGGGCAAACCGCTGGTCGAGAAGAAGCCTGACGTCAAGAACGCCACTCCGGTTGAGCAGGAAAAGATCGTCGCAGGAGAGAAGTGA
- a CDS encoding F0F1 ATP synthase subunit delta, giving the protein MRGEASRIADRVSRDSLAPKLRGSGEDAWRIGNELFTITSVLDHNIQLERALTDPSRPVEDKVAVLKTLIGEQSHPLTMEIMSDLVSRRWSRVSDIANAVEDFGVDGMMYYADYTNATLQVSIELAQLHSALLNLPVVRSKLYDATVPAEARIKLLYSLIGDADFNQVTKRLAEHATCNLRNRRYLQTIQWLINKLSRHMGESMVTVTTAKPLTDEQVDKLVAVYSAKTGHPVHINSVVDPTVMGGMRIQVGDEVTDNTVVAQLQHLQRTVKATA; this is encoded by the coding sequence ATGCGAGGAGAGGCATCGCGCATCGCAGATCGCGTTTCGCGTGACTCGCTGGCCCCCAAGCTGCGTGGCTCCGGCGAGGATGCATGGCGTATCGGGAACGAGCTGTTCACGATCACCAGCGTGCTCGACCACAACATCCAGCTTGAACGTGCCCTCACCGACCCGTCGCGCCCTGTCGAAGACAAGGTCGCAGTGCTGAAGACCCTGATCGGCGAACAGTCCCATCCGCTCACGATGGAGATCATGAGCGATTTGGTATCCCGCCGTTGGAGCCGCGTGTCCGACATCGCCAACGCCGTGGAGGATTTCGGCGTTGACGGCATGATGTACTACGCGGATTACACCAATGCCACGCTGCAGGTTTCCATTGAACTTGCCCAGCTGCATTCCGCACTGCTCAACCTTCCGGTCGTACGATCCAAGCTCTATGACGCAACCGTCCCCGCCGAAGCCCGCATCAAGCTGCTGTACAGCCTGATTGGCGATGCGGACTTCAATCAGGTGACCAAGCGTCTGGCGGAGCATGCGACCTGCAATCTGCGCAATCGTCGCTATCTGCAGACCATTCAGTGGCTGATCAACAAGCTCTCCCGCCATATGGGCGAGTCCATGGTCACCGTCACCACGGCAAAGCCACTGACCGATGAGCAGGTCGACAAGCTCGTCGCCGTCTACTCGGCCAAGACCGGCCATCCGGTGCATATCAACTCGGTGGTCGATCCGACCGTCATGGGTGGTATGCGCATCCAGGTGGGCGACGAGGTCACCGACAACACGGTGGTCGCACAACTGCAGCATCTTCAGCGCACGGTGAAGGCAACCGCCTGA
- a CDS encoding F0F1 ATP synthase subunit B, with protein MVTAASEMELFLPKSYDIFWSLVILIIVAVFFYKFFLPKFQAVFDERAAKIEGGIAKAEQAQKDADEAKAKYEAQLSTARVEASKIRDDARAEASHIIADARSRAESDAAQITATAQRSIESQQQQALVSLKGEVGVLATALAGKILGSKLENDDVQSSMIDRMIADMDSDKK; from the coding sequence ATGGTGACCGCAGCTAGCGAGATGGAACTGTTCCTTCCGAAAAGCTACGACATTTTCTGGTCGTTGGTCATTCTGATCATCGTCGCCGTGTTCTTCTACAAGTTCTTCCTGCCGAAGTTCCAGGCCGTGTTCGATGAGCGCGCCGCGAAGATCGAGGGTGGCATCGCCAAGGCCGAGCAGGCCCAGAAGGATGCCGATGAAGCCAAGGCGAAGTACGAGGCCCAGCTGAGCACCGCCCGCGTCGAGGCTTCCAAGATCCGTGATGATGCACGTGCGGAGGCATCGCACATCATCGCTGACGCACGCTCCCGTGCCGAGAGCGACGCCGCGCAGATCACCGCCACCGCCCAGCGCTCCATCGAATCTCAGCAGCAGCAGGCGCTGGTCAGCCTGAAGGGTGAGGTCGGCGTGCTGGCAACGGCACTGGCCGGCAAGATCCTGGGCAGCAAGCTCGAGAATGATGATGTGCAGTCGTCGATGATCGACCGGATGATCGCCGACATGGACAGCGACAAGAAGTGA
- the atpE gene encoding ATP synthase F0 subunit C, producing the protein MDIVTLAEVAGNLNVVGYGLAAIGPGIGLGILIGKTIEGTARQPELGSRLQTLMFLGLAFVEVLALLGFVLAFIK; encoded by the coding sequence ATGGATATCGTTACCCTCGCTGAGGTTGCCGGCAACCTGAACGTCGTTGGCTACGGCCTCGCCGCAATCGGCCCTGGCATCGGTCTGGGCATCCTGATCGGCAAGACCATCGAAGGCACCGCCCGTCAGCCTGAGCTCGGTAGCCGTCTGCAGACCCTCATGTTCCTGGGTCTGGCATTCGTCGAGGTGCTGGCACTGCTCGGCTTCGTGCTCGCCTTCATCAAGTAA
- the atpB gene encoding F0F1 ATP synthase subunit A has translation MIGALGEGMLTIADGPEMPSINDFLPDPFVFQGTPFAINRIILVRILATVIMMLVLGITASRAKLIPGRWQGAVEWLIEFVRDNIVYQVMGELRGKRYVPMITTVFCTLLIFNLCGIIPGFNIAASASITLPLVFAMWCFCQYWIAGIREKGLGHFLRDEIFPKGVPAPIYILLSPIQLLELLIIRPFSLTIRLFANMVSGHLILALCLSATQFFLIDVVNKLMMPFGIITFAAGMFMFLFEALVACLQAYIFAILTTAYINMSYPEID, from the coding sequence ATGATTGGTGCATTGGGAGAGGGCATGCTGACCATTGCTGATGGTCCCGAGATGCCGAGTATCAATGACTTCCTTCCCGATCCGTTCGTATTCCAGGGCACGCCGTTCGCCATCAACCGCATCATTCTGGTCCGTATTCTCGCGACCGTCATCATGATGCTGGTTCTCGGTATCACGGCTAGCCGTGCAAAGCTCATTCCCGGCCGCTGGCAGGGCGCAGTCGAATGGCTGATCGAATTCGTCCGCGACAACATCGTCTATCAGGTGATGGGCGAGTTGCGCGGCAAACGTTATGTGCCGATGATCACCACCGTGTTCTGCACGCTGCTGATCTTCAATCTGTGCGGCATCATTCCGGGCTTCAATATCGCGGCAAGCGCGTCCATCACGTTGCCGTTGGTGTTTGCCATGTGGTGCTTCTGCCAGTATTGGATTGCCGGCATCCGTGAAAAGGGCCTTGGCCACTTCCTGAGGGATGAGATCTTCCCGAAGGGCGTGCCGGCTCCGATCTACATTCTGCTGTCCCCGATTCAGCTGCTTGAGCTGCTGATTATCCGCCCGTTCTCGTTGACGATCCGACTGTTCGCCAACATGGTTTCGGGCCATTTGATCCTTGCGCTGTGCCTCTCGGCCACGCAGTTCTTCCTTATTGATGTGGTGAACAAGCTCATGATGCCGTTCGGCATCATCACGTTTGCCGCTGGCATGTTCATGTTCCTGTTCGAGGCGCTGGTCGCCTGCCTGCAGGCTTACATCTTTGCCATCCTGACCACCGCCTACATCAATATGAGCTATCCGGAGATTGACTGA
- a CDS encoding homoserine O-succinyltransferase translates to MPIKIPSGLPARAILDSERIFALEKPEAERQRVRPLKLVILNLMPKKIETETQLLRLISKSPLQVEIDFMKTSTHEATHVSADHLVKFYETLDTFEDNYYDGFVVTGAPVEHLDFEQVDYWDEFKRILDWAGSHVFSTMYLCWGAMGALNYRYGVRKVNLPEKIFGVFPQYLQDEYCFLTNGFDEISLQPHSRLAGVDEGDIARNPDLQVLTWGPKSGPGLIATRDFSEVFALGHWEYGKYTLSEEYERDMKKGMTNVPFPENYFPHDDPQLEPVFAWRAHANLLWRNWLNWVYQTTPYDLGEVPQLRAEKRLGTDRSIRHEPGSPRVDAFTPFSRDGYGVIRG, encoded by the coding sequence ATGCCTATCAAGATCCCCAGCGGCCTGCCGGCCAGAGCCATCCTCGATTCGGAACGAATCTTCGCGCTTGAAAAGCCAGAAGCGGAGCGTCAGCGTGTGCGCCCGCTGAAACTGGTGATCCTGAATCTCATGCCGAAGAAGATCGAGACGGAGACGCAGCTGCTGCGCCTGATTTCGAAGAGTCCGCTGCAGGTCGAGATCGACTTCATGAAGACCTCTACGCATGAGGCCACGCACGTGAGCGCCGACCATCTGGTGAAGTTCTACGAGACGCTCGATACTTTCGAAGACAATTATTATGACGGCTTCGTGGTGACGGGCGCGCCGGTGGAGCACCTTGACTTCGAACAGGTTGATTATTGGGACGAGTTCAAGCGGATTCTTGACTGGGCGGGCAGTCACGTCTTCTCCACCATGTATCTGTGCTGGGGTGCGATGGGTGCGCTCAACTACCGTTACGGCGTGCGCAAGGTGAATCTTCCCGAGAAGATCTTCGGAGTGTTCCCGCAGTATCTGCAGGATGAGTACTGCTTTCTGACGAACGGTTTCGATGAGATCAGCCTGCAGCCGCATTCTCGTCTTGCCGGTGTGGATGAGGGCGACATCGCGCGCAATCCGGATCTGCAGGTGCTTACCTGGGGGCCGAAGTCCGGTCCGGGGCTGATCGCCACGCGAGACTTCTCCGAGGTGTTCGCGCTGGGTCACTGGGAATACGGTAAATATACGCTCTCCGAAGAGTATGAGCGTGATATGAAGAAGGGCATGACCAATGTGCCATTCCCCGAGAACTACTTCCCGCATGACGATCCGCAGCTCGAGCCGGTGTTCGCCTGGCGCGCCCATGCGAATCTGCTGTGGCGCAACTGGCTGAACTGGGTTTATCAGACCACGCCGTACGATTTGGGCGAGGTGCCGCAGTTGCGCGCCGAGAAACGCCTTGGTACGGATCGCTCCATTCGGCATGAGCCCGGAAGTCCGCGCGTCGACGCGTTCACGCCGTTCTCGCGCGATGGATACGGTGTGATTCGGGGCTGA
- the frc gene encoding formyl-CoA transferase — MTQDTAPLKGIKVIDWTQVQSGPSCTQMLAWMGAEVIKVEKVQGGDPTRNEMNDVDGSYSLYFLQLNANKKSITLNMKDPEGKKILADLLKDADVFVENIGPGDVEKLGFGWDEVHKINPRCIMASLKGFNKGSRFEHVKAFEPVAQSAGGAASTTGWYDGERNVPTQSGAALGDSNSGMHLLIAILSALLQRQRTGEGCYVYQSMQNAVLNLCRVKLRDQLILDRLGKLSYYDCYPNYKWGKAIPRAANAEGGLVLGWCYRAKGWETDQNAYVYIVIQQSKKGFENFCHAMGFEDWITDPRFNTANARDEHKEEVYKRVEEYTMQYDKYTLTKELGAKGVPVGPVLDWNELENDPDLNDDGTIVTIDQQDARGDFKTIGMPFTMSNFTPDYQRAPKLGENNEEILKGLGYSDDQISELLSNGVIGGNDGVKADLK; from the coding sequence ATGACACAAGATACCGCTCCCCTCAAGGGAATCAAGGTCATCGACTGGACTCAGGTGCAGTCCGGTCCTTCCTGCACGCAGATGCTCGCCTGGATGGGCGCTGAAGTCATCAAGGTGGAGAAGGTTCAGGGCGGAGACCCGACGCGTAACGAAATGAACGACGTGGACGGATCGTATTCCCTGTACTTCCTTCAGCTCAATGCCAACAAGAAGTCCATCACACTGAACATGAAGGATCCAGAAGGCAAGAAGATCCTCGCCGATCTGCTGAAGGATGCCGACGTATTCGTCGAGAACATCGGCCCGGGCGATGTCGAAAAGCTCGGCTTCGGCTGGGACGAGGTGCACAAGATCAATCCTCGCTGCATCATGGCATCCCTCAAAGGATTCAACAAGGGCAGCCGCTTCGAGCATGTGAAGGCATTCGAGCCCGTCGCCCAAAGCGCCGGCGGTGCGGCTTCGACCACCGGCTGGTATGACGGCGAGCGCAATGTGCCAACCCAGTCCGGTGCGGCTTTGGGCGATTCCAACAGCGGCATGCATCTGCTGATCGCCATCCTGTCCGCACTGCTGCAGCGCCAGCGCACCGGCGAGGGCTGCTACGTCTACCAGTCCATGCAGAACGCCGTGCTGAATCTGTGCCGTGTCAAGCTGCGTGATCAGCTGATTCTCGATCGTCTCGGCAAGCTCTCCTATTATGACTGCTATCCGAACTACAAGTGGGGCAAGGCCATTCCGCGTGCGGCCAATGCCGAGGGCGGTCTGGTGCTCGGCTGGTGCTATCGCGCCAAGGGCTGGGAGACCGATCAGAACGCCTATGTGTATATCGTGATCCAGCAGTCCAAGAAGGGCTTCGAGAACTTCTGCCACGCCATGGGCTTCGAGGATTGGATCACCGATCCGCGTTTCAACACCGCCAACGCCCGCGATGAGCATAAGGAAGAGGTGTACAAGCGCGTCGAGGAATACACCATGCAGTACGACAAGTACACGCTGACCAAGGAGCTGGGCGCCAAGGGCGTTCCGGTCGGCCCGGTGCTGGACTGGAACGAGCTGGAGAACGATCCGGATCTGAATGATGACGGTACCATCGTCACCATCGATCAGCAGGATGCCCGTGGTGACTTCAAGACCATCGGCATGCCGTTCACCATGAGCAACTTCACGCCTGATTACCAGCGTGCGCCGAAGCTTGGCGAGAACAACGAGGAGATCCTCAAGGGTCTGGGCTATAGCGACGACCAGATCTCCGAGCTGCTTTCCAATGGTGTCATCGGTGGCAATGATGGCGTGAAGGCTGATCTGAAGTAG
- a CDS encoding AEC family transporter: protein MVNILINDIVPIIVIMALGYICGKFSYFDDDQRQGLNKVVLNIALPAALFVSIIKATREMLAQDATLTAIGFIGVIVMFMVCYYLCRLLFHRSIQEAAVSALIAGSPTIGFLGFAVLDPIYGDTVSTNLVIAIISIVVNAVTIPIGMYLINLGQAKDRAKLSAETVVDAKGDVTVDPSKDAKADKTAELLVHGSSNAGKNKNGNLQALLNALKQPVCWAPLLAIILVLLGVHVPDQVAPTFDLIAKANSGVAVLAAGLALSTVKFSLGWETIWNTFFRLILTPAVFLGVGLLCGMGGDIDKISMLVMAVALPPAFSGIIISSRYNIYVKEGASTTAVSTVVFAATCLLWIWLVPFCVH, encoded by the coding sequence ATGGTAAATATTCTGATAAACGATATTGTGCCGATCATCGTCATCATGGCACTGGGCTATATCTGTGGCAAATTCAGCTACTTTGACGATGATCAGCGTCAAGGTCTCAATAAAGTGGTGCTCAACATCGCCCTTCCTGCGGCATTGTTCGTATCCATCATCAAGGCCACCCGCGAAATGCTCGCACAGGACGCAACGCTGACCGCCATCGGCTTCATCGGCGTCATCGTCATGTTCATGGTCTGCTACTACCTGTGCCGTCTGCTGTTTCACCGCAGCATCCAGGAAGCGGCCGTCAGTGCGCTGATCGCAGGCTCTCCGACCATCGGATTCCTCGGATTCGCAGTGCTCGACCCGATTTACGGCGACACCGTGAGCACGAATCTGGTCATCGCCATCATCTCCATCGTCGTCAACGCCGTGACCATTCCTATCGGCATGTATCTGATCAATCTCGGCCAGGCCAAGGACCGTGCGAAACTGTCCGCCGAAACCGTGGTCGACGCAAAGGGTGATGTCACGGTCGATCCGTCCAAGGATGCCAAGGCGGATAAGACGGCTGAACTCCTGGTACACGGCTCCTCGAATGCGGGCAAGAATAAGAACGGCAACCTTCAGGCTCTGCTCAATGCACTGAAGCAGCCGGTCTGCTGGGCGCCGTTGCTGGCTATCATCCTGGTGCTGCTGGGCGTCCACGTGCCGGATCAGGTGGCGCCGACCTTCGACCTGATCGCCAAGGCCAACTCCGGTGTGGCCGTGCTCGCCGCAGGCTTGGCGCTGTCCACCGTGAAGTTCTCTCTCGGCTGGGAAACCATTTGGAACACGTTCTTCCGCCTGATTCTCACCCCGGCCGTGTTCCTGGGCGTGGGTCTGCTATGTGGCATGGGCGGCGACATCGACAAGATCTCCATGCTGGTCATGGCGGTGGCATTGCCGCCGGCATTCTCCGGAATCATCATTTCCAGCCGCTACAACATCTATGTCAAGGAAGGCGCTTCGACCACGGCCGTTTCGACCGTCGTGTTCGCAGCCACCTGCCTGCTGTGGATCTGGCTCGTACCGTTCTGCGTGCACTGA
- the oxc gene encoding oxalyl-CoA decarboxylase: MTDENENVQRQNLTDSPHYLARVLMENGIRNMYGVVGIPVTDFARIAQGMGMRYIGMRHEEDAVNAAAADGFITGRPSVALTVSAPGFLNGLPALLEATTNGYPVIMIGGSSTRHVVDLSEGEYEGLDQMSYAKQFCKASFRVDRIEDIPLVVARAMHVASSGRPGAVYIDFPDDTVAQTLSQDDADRLLWTATDPAPSMPPARESVDAALELLRQAKRPLMVVGKGAAMARAEEEVREFVKKTDIPFQPMSMAKGVIPDDDPHSTASCRSLALGSADVVLLVGARLNWMLSFGQGKLWNKDVKFIQIDIDPEEIENAREIAVPVVGDIRSAMTMLNGSLAEFPFKASEEWLGMLKEAGAKNVAKFAAKENSDQVPMGHYNALGAIKKVYDRHHEDLILTNEGANSLDDCRNIINMYEPRHRLDCGTWGVMGCGTGYAIGAAVSTGKKVLYVGGDSAFGFDGMEVEVACRYNLPITFVVLNNGGIYRGDFENLGNDGDPSPLTLTYEAHYEKMIEAFGGKGYYATTPEDVEKMVEEAVKSGRPSFVHVQIAQYAGKESGNIGALNPKPVVGPLVDSEVTSHDYVSGARM; the protein is encoded by the coding sequence ATGACAGACGAAAACGAGAACGTGCAGCGTCAGAATCTGACCGATTCCCCTCACTACCTTGCAAGGGTCCTGATGGAGAACGGCATCAGGAACATGTACGGCGTGGTCGGCATCCCGGTCACCGATTTCGCCCGCATCGCCCAAGGCATGGGCATGCGCTACATCGGTATGCGCCATGAGGAGGATGCGGTCAACGCGGCCGCGGCCGATGGATTCATTACCGGCAGGCCATCGGTGGCCCTGACCGTATCCGCCCCCGGTTTCCTCAACGGATTGCCGGCATTGCTTGAGGCGACTACGAACGGTTATCCGGTCATCATGATCGGCGGATCGTCCACCCGCCACGTCGTGGATCTTTCCGAAGGCGAATATGAGGGTCTTGACCAGATGAGCTATGCCAAGCAGTTCTGCAAGGCATCGTTCCGCGTGGACAGGATCGAGGACATTCCGCTGGTCGTGGCGCGCGCCATGCATGTCGCTTCCTCCGGTCGCCCGGGTGCCGTGTACATCGATTTCCCGGACGATACCGTCGCCCAGACGCTGAGCCAGGATGATGCCGACAGGTTGCTGTGGACCGCCACCGATCCGGCTCCGTCCATGCCGCCGGCACGCGAATCCGTTGATGCGGCGTTGGAACTGCTCCGTCAGGCCAAGCGTCCGCTGATGGTCGTCGGCAAGGGTGCGGCGATGGCCCGCGCCGAAGAGGAAGTGCGCGAATTCGTCAAGAAGACCGACATTCCGTTCCAGCCGATGTCCATGGCCAAGGGCGTGATTCCGGACGATGATCCGCACAGCACCGCCAGCTGCCGCTCCCTGGCCCTGGGCAGCGCCGATGTGGTGCTGCTGGTGGGCGCACGCCTCAACTGGATGCTTTCCTTCGGCCAGGGCAAGCTGTGGAACAAGGATGTGAAGTTCATCCAGATCGACATCGATCCGGAAGAGATCGAGAACGCCCGTGAGATCGCCGTTCCGGTGGTCGGAGACATCAGGTCCGCCATGACCATGCTCAACGGCTCGCTGGCTGAGTTCCCGTTCAAGGCTTCTGAGGAATGGCTCGGCATGCTGAAGGAAGCCGGTGCCAAGAACGTGGCCAAGTTCGCGGCGAAGGAGAACTCCGATCAGGTGCCGATGGGGCACTACAACGCGCTTGGCGCCATCAAGAAGGTCTACGACCGTCACCATGAGGATCTCATCCTCACCAATGAGGGAGCCAACTCGTTGGATGACTGCCGCAACATCATCAATATGTACGAGCCACGTCATCGTCTGGACTGCGGCACGTGGGGCGTGATGGGCTGCGGCACAGGCTACGCCATCGGCGCTGCGGTCTCCACGGGCAAGAAGGTGCTGTACGTAGGCGGCGACTCCGCCTTTGGCTTCGACGGCATGGAAGTGGAAGTGGCTTGCCGCTATAACCTGCCAATCACCTTCGTGGTGCTCAACAACGGCGGCATCTACCGTGGCGACTTCGAAAACCTCGGCAATGATGGCGACCCGTCGCCGCTGACCCTAACCTATGAGGCACACTACGAGAAGATGATCGAAGCCTTTGGCGGCAAGGGCTATTACGCCACAACCCCTGAAGATGTCGAAAAGATGGTCGAGGAAGCGGTCAAATCCGGGCGTCCGAGCTTCGTGCACGTGCAGATCGCGCAATATGCGGGCAAGGAATCCGGCAACATCGGCGCGCTGAACCCGAAGCCAGTGGTCGGTCCTCTGGTCGATTCCGAAGTCACCTCGCACGATTACGTCTCCGGTGCACGCATGTAA